One genomic segment of Amycolatopsis sp. WQ 127309 includes these proteins:
- a CDS encoding GNAT family N-acetyltransferase, whose amino-acid sequence MCPIRLPDDFVHPVYTPVLDTGLHLRPIREADTALDYPAVMGSRERLWRIFGPAWSWPKETMTYEEDRLDLLRHEKEIAAHQSFNYALLDEEETAILGCVYIDPPERTGSDGEVAWWVVDDLVGSEVEHALDALVPQWIAADWPFRRPRFLGRDITWQDWLALPPIS is encoded by the coding sequence ATGTGCCCGATCAGGCTCCCCGACGATTTCGTCCACCCCGTCTACACGCCCGTGCTCGACACCGGGCTTCACCTGCGGCCGATCCGCGAGGCGGACACCGCTCTCGATTACCCTGCTGTGATGGGCTCGCGGGAGCGCTTGTGGAGGATCTTCGGTCCGGCCTGGTCTTGGCCCAAGGAGACGATGACCTATGAAGAGGATCGCCTCGACCTGTTGCGGCACGAGAAGGAGATAGCCGCGCATCAGTCGTTCAACTATGCGCTGCTGGACGAAGAGGAGACCGCGATCCTCGGCTGTGTGTACATCGACCCGCCCGAGCGCACCGGTTCCGACGGCGAGGTGGCGTGGTGGGTGGTGGACGACCTGGTCGGCAGCGAGGTGGAGCATGCGCTCGACGCGCTGGTGCCGCAGTGGATCGCCGCGGACTGGCCCTTCCGCCGGCCCCGCTTTCTGGGTCGCGACATCACCTGGCAGGACTGGCTCGCGTTGCCGCCCATCTCGTGA
- a CDS encoding SdrD B-like domain-containing protein → MITGRFARLARAGSALTAALTIAGAATAAPAFAETGPDLKITATVEQGRWLPGDAVPVEVTVTNTGDATATKVHGAAYTQSGPFFYVPSQPWGDLEFQGPGGTFAPGESRTYHLHGSVGTLEQGNPVVEFTASGELDVDYADNSTLVTVPLLPKETADRIAGHLFGDRDRDGKPSAGEENLAGAEAHVIANGMSHDLVAITDAAGRFAFDALPVSSSYSLHFEKVPGGWVTPPSLPQLRLDGSGANTALEVATIRPLSDVLTETITLDKQSYAVGQTGTATVTLQNTGDQPLTDLYAGCDPGGFGQELDVPHEQWGAFDPWHPAGKLAPGERVVLKVSGKVPERAAYFGRTGLGCYIDDGKTYNSGPYTFAGAKVPGKKADAKGRVWIDKNGNGQPDADEGLAKTTVALTEDGGHVVSLARTDAAGFATFTDAPVGSYQARPLGPWTTIGDTVVDVTAPPFSLGDWSVQVARR, encoded by the coding sequence ATGATCACGGGCAGATTCGCCCGGTTGGCTCGCGCTGGCAGCGCGCTGACCGCGGCACTCACGATCGCCGGCGCGGCCACTGCGGCGCCCGCCTTCGCGGAAACCGGGCCGGACCTCAAGATCACGGCGACCGTCGAGCAGGGGCGCTGGCTGCCGGGGGACGCCGTCCCGGTCGAGGTGACCGTCACCAACACCGGTGACGCGACGGCGACCAAGGTGCACGGCGCCGCCTACACGCAGTCCGGGCCGTTCTTCTACGTCCCGTCGCAACCTTGGGGCGATCTGGAGTTCCAGGGCCCGGGCGGGACCTTCGCGCCGGGGGAGAGCCGGACCTACCACCTGCACGGCAGCGTCGGCACCCTCGAGCAGGGCAACCCGGTCGTGGAGTTCACCGCGTCCGGCGAACTGGACGTCGACTACGCCGACAACTCGACCCTGGTCACCGTGCCCTTGCTGCCGAAGGAGACCGCCGACCGCATCGCCGGGCACCTCTTCGGCGACCGCGACCGCGACGGCAAGCCGTCCGCGGGCGAAGAGAACCTCGCCGGCGCCGAGGCGCACGTGATCGCGAACGGGATGTCCCACGACCTGGTCGCGATCACCGACGCGGCCGGCCGGTTCGCCTTCGACGCGCTCCCGGTGTCGTCGAGCTACTCCCTGCACTTCGAGAAGGTGCCCGGCGGCTGGGTGACCCCGCCGTCCCTGCCCCAGCTGCGGCTGGACGGCAGCGGCGCGAACACCGCGCTCGAGGTCGCGACGATCCGGCCGCTGAGCGACGTCCTGACCGAAACCATCACCCTCGACAAGCAGAGCTACGCCGTCGGGCAGACCGGGACGGCGACGGTCACGCTGCAGAACACCGGCGACCAGCCGCTGACCGACCTCTACGCCGGCTGCGACCCGGGCGGGTTCGGGCAGGAACTGGACGTGCCGCACGAGCAGTGGGGCGCCTTCGACCCCTGGCACCCGGCGGGCAAGCTGGCGCCGGGGGAGCGCGTGGTGCTGAAAGTTTCGGGCAAGGTGCCGGAGCGGGCCGCCTACTTCGGCCGCACCGGGCTCGGCTGCTACATCGACGACGGCAAGACCTACAACTCCGGCCCGTACACCTTCGCCGGGGCCAAGGTGCCGGGGAAGAAGGCCGACGCCAAGGGCCGCGTGTGGATCGACAAGAACGGCAACGGGCAGCCGGACGCCGACGAAGGCCTGGCGAAGACGACCGTGGCCCTGACGGAGGACGGCGGTCACGTCGTTTCACTGGCCCGGACCGACGCCGCGGGTTTCGCGACCTTCACCGATGCCCCGGTGGGGAGTTACCAGGCACGCCCTCTCGGCCCCTGGACGACGATCGGCGACACGGTCGTGGACGTCACGGCCCCGCCGTTCAGCCTGGGTGACTGGAGCGTGCAGGTGGCCCGGCGCTGA
- a CDS encoding Lsr2 family protein: protein MAKKVTIEISDDTDGSRADQTVPFGLDGVSYEIDLSNANAGALRAAMEPYVTAGRRTGGRRIKVAAGQPTDSTKQEPKTSTDYTAAHDIRAWAQRNGYEVADQGRISKSVVEAFHSSRQDSNPEATREPRITTKPKRRTRRSK, encoded by the coding sequence ATGGCCAAGAAAGTCACCATCGAGATATCCGACGACACGGACGGCAGCCGCGCCGACCAGACTGTCCCCTTCGGACTCGACGGCGTGTCCTACGAGATCGACCTCTCCAACGCGAACGCCGGAGCGCTACGCGCAGCGATGGAGCCGTATGTGACAGCCGGCCGCCGCACCGGAGGACGCCGTATCAAGGTTGCTGCCGGCCAGCCGACCGACAGCACCAAGCAAGAACCGAAGACCAGCACGGACTACACGGCGGCTCACGACATCCGGGCGTGGGCGCAAAGGAACGGCTACGAGGTGGCCGATCAAGGACGTATCTCCAAGTCGGTCGTCGAGGCATTCCACTCATCTCGTCAGGACAGCAACCCGGAGGCCACCCGAGAGCCTCGAATCACAACGAAGCCGAAGCGACGAACCCGGCGGAGCAAATGA
- a CDS encoding SsgA family sporulation/cell division regulator — translation MRNDHVTLRSTAVFDLLAPRTPAVPVKVELRYDTRDPYAVVAAFRTGRAGWVEWVYARDLLADGLLADAGDGDVRIRPSVEDPESVLIELNSPSGHAMFEASAQELADFLDRTYDVVLPGNEHLWVDVDDALTHLIPHDLA, via the coding sequence ATGCGCAACGATCACGTGACGCTCCGCTCGACGGCGGTCTTCGACCTGCTGGCGCCGCGGACGCCCGCGGTTCCGGTGAAGGTGGAGCTGCGCTACGACACACGCGACCCGTACGCGGTCGTCGCCGCCTTCCGCACCGGCCGCGCCGGCTGGGTCGAGTGGGTGTACGCCCGCGACCTCCTCGCGGACGGCCTCCTGGCCGACGCGGGCGACGGCGACGTCCGCATCCGCCCGTCGGTCGAGGACCCGGAATCGGTGCTCATCGAGCTGAACTCGCCGTCCGGGCACGCCATGTTCGAGGCGTCCGCCCAAGAGCTGGCCGACTTCCTCGACCGCACCTACGACGTGGTGCTGCCGGGCAACGAGCACCTGTGGGTCGACGTCGACGACGCCCTGACCCACCTCATCCCGCACGATCTGGCCTGA
- a CDS encoding helix-turn-helix domain-containing protein yields the protein MIRELAAAVRATVPEPQADPDALLTAEEAGELLHLSPRTLKDQAAAGVMPHHRFGKHYRFTRADVAEIVRLNAAPVKPPRRRASVADIAQDFRAA from the coding sequence GTGATCCGGGAGCTCGCGGCCGCGGTCCGCGCGACCGTGCCGGAGCCGCAGGCGGATCCGGACGCGCTGCTGACCGCAGAGGAGGCCGGGGAACTGCTGCACCTGTCGCCCAGGACCTTGAAGGACCAGGCCGCTGCCGGGGTGATGCCGCATCACCGATTCGGGAAGCACTACCGGTTCACCCGTGCCGATGTCGCCGAGATCGTGCGGCTGAATGCGGCGCCGGTGAAGCCGCCGCGCAGGCGGGCGTCCGTTGCGGACATTGCCCAGGACTTCCGCGCCGCGTGA